The Methanoregula boonei 6A8 genome has a window encoding:
- a CDS encoding efflux RND transporter permease subunit: protein MIDQIFSAIAHGVNRHPKVIIAAIGVLFVIALYGMTMITMDTSNNVYIDKTSPEGITNNHYTETINKDVFVLIIKTSDPTSPAVLNYMDRLEGDLRQQRYISGVSSIVDILKQENHGVLPQTKGEIDALVGQLPPSAREIYLPSNVLVLMEVDPYTGISAKLTQTTVLDTVQQVVDQSNPPPGLGISISGMPAFHAQLEATMGSQMGVLIGAAMILMVIMMGLLFSYVSHRFLPVLFVGLGLTTAMGIMGLAGIQLTLAVLGAFPVMIGLGIDYAIQFHARLDEEARKGSLEDAVFMTITRTGPAVMYAMLATSLGFAAMFVSTVPMIRSFGLVAMIGIMSCYCVSLVGLPAIALVIHYKPKAQTPKVCYAVGEDACESLPPATPRKKSWSYSQFLTDSAVKIAKNPIPILLIGLVIAVIGFQIDPLIPINADQKDFVPSTLPAKIDLDTVTNILGSTVTADYYIQGARVTDLDTLQWIKNFQDYELSHQSHITSATSIVTYIMAYNGGTMPQTQSEADAALEKIPESIRDQYLSGSTRGLIVFTTTNLQIPQQQDLKNQLQNDITFLDPPPGITLSPVGDFEVFTTVISSLVASKDEMTYLGFAFIFVYLLLVYRHIHAISPLIPIIFIVGWNSVVMYVLGIAYTPMTATLASMTIGVAAEYTILVMERYSEEEERLGDHIAAIQESVSKIGSAITVSGLATFFGFSALCLSSFPIISNFGICTLIAVGFSLFGAIFVMPAVLSLMGGFTEWLEKRKHQYQAGPEIATKTGEPGLN from the coding sequence ATGATCGATCAAATCTTTTCCGCCATTGCCCATGGGGTCAATCGCCATCCCAAGGTGATAATCGCTGCAATAGGGGTGCTTTTTGTCATTGCCCTCTATGGCATGACCATGATCACCATGGACACCAGCAACAATGTGTACATAGATAAAACATCGCCGGAGGGCATCACCAATAATCACTACACCGAAACGATCAACAAAGACGTATTTGTCCTGATTATCAAGACCAGCGACCCGACGAGCCCCGCCGTGCTCAACTACATGGACCGGCTGGAAGGGGATCTCCGGCAGCAGCGCTATATTTCCGGTGTTTCCAGTATCGTTGATATCCTAAAACAGGAGAACCATGGGGTCCTCCCCCAGACAAAGGGTGAGATCGATGCGCTCGTAGGCCAGCTCCCGCCATCTGCCAGGGAAATTTACCTGCCCTCTAATGTCCTGGTCTTAATGGAAGTGGATCCCTATACCGGGATCTCGGCAAAACTCACCCAGACTACGGTCCTTGACACGGTCCAGCAGGTAGTTGACCAGTCGAATCCGCCACCCGGATTAGGAATTTCAATATCCGGAATGCCGGCGTTCCATGCCCAGCTGGAGGCAACGATGGGATCCCAGATGGGCGTGCTCATCGGTGCAGCAATGATCCTGATGGTAATCATGATGGGCCTGCTCTTTTCGTACGTCAGCCATCGGTTCCTGCCGGTCCTCTTTGTCGGGCTGGGCCTTACCACCGCGATGGGCATCATGGGGCTTGCCGGCATTCAGCTTACTCTTGCCGTGCTCGGGGCTTTCCCGGTCATGATCGGCCTTGGCATCGATTATGCGATCCAGTTCCATGCCCGGCTTGACGAAGAGGCCCGCAAAGGATCGCTTGAAGATGCAGTGTTCATGACCATCACTCGCACCGGGCCTGCCGTTATGTATGCAATGCTTGCTACATCCCTCGGGTTTGCTGCGATGTTCGTCTCGACCGTGCCCATGATCCGTTCCTTTGGCCTTGTGGCGATGATCGGTATCATGAGCTGTTACTGCGTCTCGCTTGTGGGACTCCCGGCGATCGCTCTTGTCATCCACTACAAGCCTAAAGCCCAGACCCCTAAGGTATGTTATGCGGTTGGCGAAGATGCCTGCGAGTCCCTGCCACCTGCCACTCCCAGGAAAAAATCCTGGTCCTACAGCCAGTTCCTTACCGACAGCGCGGTGAAGATCGCCAAAAATCCGATCCCTATCCTGCTCATCGGGTTAGTTATTGCCGTCATCGGCTTCCAGATCGACCCGCTCATCCCTATCAATGCGGATCAGAAAGACTTTGTCCCCAGCACCCTGCCGGCAAAAATCGACCTGGACACCGTCACAAACATCCTTGGCTCTACGGTAACTGCGGATTATTATATCCAGGGTGCCCGGGTTACCGATCTTGATACGCTCCAATGGATAAAAAATTTCCAGGATTACGAACTCTCCCACCAGTCCCACATTACCTCGGCAACCTCCATTGTGACCTACATTATGGCCTACAACGGCGGAACAATGCCCCAGACCCAGAGCGAAGCCGATGCAGCACTGGAAAAAATCCCGGAGAGCATCAGGGATCAGTACCTCAGCGGGTCCACGCGTGGCCTGATCGTGTTCACAACAACAAATCTCCAGATTCCCCAGCAGCAGGACTTGAAAAATCAGCTCCAGAACGATATAACGTTCCTTGATCCCCCGCCAGGAATTACCCTGAGCCCGGTAGGGGATTTCGAGGTCTTTACGACAGTTATCTCTTCGCTTGTCGCATCCAAGGACGAGATGACCTACCTGGGATTTGCCTTCATCTTTGTGTACCTCCTGCTGGTGTACCGGCACATCCACGCAATCTCCCCCCTTATCCCGATCATCTTCATTGTCGGCTGGAATTCGGTGGTGATGTATGTGCTTGGCATTGCCTACACACCGATGACTGCCACCCTTGCCTCAATGACGATCGGGGTTGCCGCCGAATATACCATCCTTGTGATGGAGCGCTATTCCGAAGAGGAGGAGAGACTCGGCGACCATATCGCCGCCATCCAGGAGAGCGTCAGCAAGATTGGATCTGCCATTACGGTCTCCGGTCTTGCGACATTCTTTGGTTTCTCTGCGCTCTGTCTTTCCAGTTTCCCCATTATCAGTAACTTCGGGATCTGTACCCTGATCGCGGTCGGATTCTCGCTCTTTGGCGCGATCTTTGTGATGCCGGCGGTACTCTCCCTCATGGGCGGGTTCACCGAATGGCTTGAAAAGAGAAAACACCAGTACCAGGCAGGACCGGAGATTGCCACAAAAACCGGAGAGCCCGGCCTGAATTAA
- a CDS encoding COG1361 S-layer family protein — MAGNPELSAHIVGTNEFSPGDDLSLQAEIENTGLNEFMIVKSGIISPGDLSSTAKQLTVTLGAGDAPLVVKADPQIAGDLPASQSATEAFHITVNKYAPAGVYQLPVILNYTYLYQANQEGSETLNYQYKSVNQTILVPIHIKPQIEIAVSDVQADNLNAGIEGYVNLTVKNVGSDNGQNAVVQVRQSQDSPLVPTEGSNYIGDFPVGVVTNCSFRVTVDHDAQQKTYPLDVLVYYKNYEGDYVDSPIETVGVPVGQKVKFTMTPVDASMSPGGKTVLTYQVQNVGGTTAYNAEARISAIVPFTCNDDTSFLGTIAPGETRTASFDITADSDATVKDYGMDAEVLYRDSLDNQFTSDPLKANIQVVPPFNPVNLIGLPALIVILLAVLAAAGYGAYLRWFKPR; from the coding sequence ATGGCAGGCAACCCGGAGCTCTCGGCTCATATCGTGGGAACAAACGAATTTTCCCCGGGTGACGATCTCAGTCTCCAGGCAGAGATAGAGAATACCGGGCTCAATGAATTTATGATCGTCAAGTCGGGGATCATAAGCCCGGGTGATCTTTCGAGCACGGCAAAGCAGCTGACGGTTACGCTGGGAGCCGGGGATGCACCGCTGGTGGTCAAGGCAGACCCGCAGATTGCCGGAGACCTGCCGGCAAGCCAGAGTGCCACGGAAGCATTCCACATCACGGTCAACAAATATGCTCCGGCCGGGGTCTATCAGCTGCCGGTAATCCTGAATTACACCTACCTGTACCAGGCTAACCAGGAAGGCAGCGAGACGCTCAATTACCAGTACAAAAGCGTCAACCAGACCATTCTCGTCCCTATCCACATAAAACCCCAGATAGAAATTGCAGTTTCCGATGTTCAGGCTGACAACCTCAACGCCGGTATCGAGGGGTATGTCAATCTGACCGTAAAGAATGTGGGATCGGATAACGGCCAGAATGCCGTGGTCCAGGTCCGGCAGAGCCAGGACAGCCCACTTGTCCCTACTGAAGGAAGCAATTATATCGGGGACTTCCCGGTGGGTGTGGTGACCAACTGTTCGTTCCGGGTAACGGTGGATCATGATGCACAGCAGAAGACCTACCCGCTTGACGTGCTCGTTTATTACAAAAACTATGAGGGTGACTACGTGGACTCGCCCATAGAAACGGTGGGTGTCCCGGTTGGCCAGAAGGTAAAATTTACCATGACGCCGGTGGACGCGTCGATGTCTCCGGGAGGAAAGACGGTCCTTACCTACCAGGTCCAGAATGTCGGTGGTACCACGGCATACAACGCCGAAGCCCGGATCAGCGCAATCGTTCCCTTTACCTGCAACGATGATACGTCATTTTTGGGTACCATAGCCCCGGGAGAGACCCGGACGGCCTCATTCGATATCACTGCCGACTCCGATGCGACGGTAAAGGACTACGGCATGGATGCCGAGGTTCTTTACCGCGACTCCCTTGATAACCAGTTCACCTCTGATCCGCTCAAGGCAAATATCCAGGTTGTCCCGCCATTTAACCCGGTTAACCTGATCGGCCTGCCGGCCCTTATTGTGATCCTCCTTGCCGTGCTCGCGGCTGCCGGATACGGTGCCTACCTCAGGTGGTTTAAGCCGAGGTAA